A single Mangifera indica cultivar Alphonso chromosome 20, CATAS_Mindica_2.1, whole genome shotgun sequence DNA region contains:
- the LOC123204023 gene encoding uncharacterized protein LOC123204023, which produces MGGAQALKRIPRIKFPERRPKPSGSATATQSQSASSSVDAFFTSFSSSKAPASVGGKASLQPKRTPVSNDEIEAILLGGCI; this is translated from the exons ATGGGTGGAGCTCAGGCTTTGAAGAGAATCCCTCGCATCAAGTTCCCTGAACGACGCCCAAAACCTTCCG GTTCTGCAACTGCAACTCAGTCCCAATCAGCATCTTCATCTGTTGATGCTTTTTTCACTTCATTCTCTAGTTCAAAGGCGCCTGCATCTGTTGGAGGAAAAGCTTCTCTTCAGCCAAAACGAACTCCGGTATCCAATGATGAAATTGAAGCTATTTTG